A genomic window from Desulfovibrio sp. X2 includes:
- a CDS encoding AraC family transcriptional regulator, with protein sequence MRPILDVRFLRDPDLRFLEIALVRKSAHVFPKHCHDHFTISVIEAGGSYCNGPTQEKSFVGPGKIALINPGQVHSCIAPPGMVSSYRVFYADTPWLQALARECCQSEIASPEFARLIVEEPAATRAFQAFSRMLARGPDRVDRLQRESAMVAAFSRLFARHGNFSGRVPHPGREHRSMRQVRDYLASHLAEKVSLEELAQLAGLSRYHLLRVFKRDTGMAPHAFHTQMRIDRAKRLLRRGLPIAEVAFAVGFADQSHFSNKFRQFVGATPGQYALG encoded by the coding sequence ATGCGCCCCATTCTCGACGTGCGCTTCCTGCGCGACCCCGACCTGCGATTCCTGGAGATCGCCCTGGTCCGCAAGAGCGCCCACGTCTTCCCGAAGCACTGCCACGACCATTTCACCATCAGCGTCATCGAGGCCGGAGGCAGCTACTGCAACGGACCGACGCAGGAGAAATCCTTCGTGGGGCCGGGCAAGATCGCGCTCATCAATCCCGGCCAGGTGCACAGCTGCATCGCGCCCCCGGGCATGGTCTCCAGCTACCGCGTGTTCTACGCGGACACGCCCTGGCTGCAGGCGCTGGCCCGCGAATGCTGCCAGAGCGAGATCGCCTCGCCGGAGTTCGCCCGACTCATCGTCGAGGAGCCTGCGGCCACCCGGGCCTTCCAGGCTTTCTCGCGCATGCTGGCCCGCGGTCCGGACCGCGTCGACCGGCTGCAGAGGGAGTCGGCCATGGTCGCGGCCTTCTCCCGCCTCTTCGCGCGCCACGGCAACTTCTCCGGACGCGTGCCGCATCCGGGGCGCGAGCACCGCTCCATGCGCCAGGTGCGCGACTACCTCGCCTCGCACCTGGCCGAGAAGGTCTCGCTCGAGGAGCTGGCGCAGCTCGCCGGGCTGTCGCGCTACCACCTGCTGCGCGTCTTCAAGCGCGACACGGGCATGGCGCCCCACGCCTTCCATACCCAGATGCGCATCGACCGGGCCAAGAGGCTCCTGCGCCGAGGCCTGCCCATCGCCGAGGTGGCCTTTGCCGTGGGCTTCGCGGACCAGAGCCACTTCTCCAACAAATTCCGCCAGTTCGTGGGCGCCACGCCCGGCCAGTACGCCCTCGGCTAG